A window from Bufo bufo chromosome 1, aBufBuf1.1, whole genome shotgun sequence encodes these proteins:
- the PPP1R35 gene encoding protein phosphatase 1 regulatory subunit 35: protein MSLAGEEEHTLPAHCVPQPLTPAPYQAEAHPLLDITLTPEKGGGILRRETAERRKGQRQVRFDVGDGGSGRPLAAPRVHSSAALRSEVRREAQQEFNPEIAVRTELLRSFTVRRGVESEAAKALNVCRVQNLYRGLVNVEPPAEQMQRLTARQRRPEHREVPHIEGPDVFAFSDPCERYTETPHLKVEGLPPLPLRPRSRPAHTVFDMFHKLGQWAS, encoded by the exons ATGTCTCTTGCAGGTGAGGAGGAGCACACGCTCCCGGCTCACTGTGTCCCCCAGCCGTTGACGCCGGCCCCATATCAGGCAGAAGCGCACCCACTACTGGACATCACCCTGACACCGGAGAAAGGTGGCGGAATCCTGCgcagggagactgcagaacgCAGAAAGGGGCAGCGGCAG GTGCGCTTTGATGTAGGTGACGGGGGATCCGGCCGACCACTGGCAGCCCCTCGAGTTCACAGCAGTGCAGCGCTGAGAAGTGAGGTGCGGCGGGAGGCTCAGCAGGAGTTCAACCCAGAAATTGCTGTGCGGACTGAGCTGCTGCGATCGTTCACTGTGAGACGCGGTGTGGAGAGCGAGGCGGCCAAAG CGCTCAATGTGTGCCGGGTGCAAAACCTGTATCGGGGTCTTGTGAATGTGGAGCCCCCGGCTGAGCAGATGCAGAGGCTTACAGCGCGGCAGAGGCGGCCTGAGCACAGAGAG GTGCCGCACATAGAGGGACCTGATGTCTTCGCTTTCTCAGATCCTTGTGAAAGATACACAGAGACCCCCCACCTGAAAGTAGAAGGACTGCCGCCCCTCCCCCTCCGGCCACGATCCCGGCCCGCTCATACGGTGTTTGACATGTTCCATAAGCTGGGACAGTGGGCGTCCTAG